GTGACCAGGTGCCACTTTGATACACAGAATATTTCTGGACCCGGCCCCAGCCATTTAGATCAGGCtcctgcctgtccttctgtctgcTCAGAAGCCTCCGACCATCCTCAGCAGTGCCCTGATAGTGGTGCCTCTGCCCACGTGTATTTCCAGCAAACAGTTAGGGCGCTGCCTGTCTGAAATGGGGTAGGTCTAGGAGGGGATGTCCAATCGTGTGGAGAGGCTGGCGAGGGCCTTTGCATGGGGTCCTGGGGATTACACCTCCCGTGGTGTAGTACTGCCCAACAGCTGCTCTAGGTGTCTCCTTAGGCCCAGTTACTGTGCACAGCACCCAGGGCTGAGCGTCCTGGTCCTGCCGTGCCCCACTGTTTCTGGCTGTGCGTAGGGCCGTTTCTTCCTTGGCAGTGCTTCCTATGGGTTGAGGTAGGAGCATGCCTCCTGCCAGGGAGCCCAAGAAGGCAGGGAAGCAGGTTGTTCACCTCGATCTCTTTTTTTCCAGATAAGAGACTGTGAGTCAGGGGAACTTTATCCAGGTGAGGAGTGTCTCGGATGTGGAAGGTCAATTCCCTTAGTCCTCTGTTCGGAATTGTTCCTTTCTCTGTGGCCCCAGAGGCCATCCTATTCTCAcatttgagttctgggatattgCTAGTGCTGTGCCTTTGTTTCTGGTTTTCAGTGGGAGGAGTGGAGCCAGTTGGTGTCTATAGTATGATTTTGGAACCAGAAATCTCCGCTTTCATCCCTAGACCTTCACTATAGTGCTAGGAGTCATCCCTGTAAAAGAAAACATGTGAGTGTTGCTCTTGGCAACTAAAACAGACCATCTTGGGTGCAGCTACCACTTTGACATTTCACATCCATCTACTGCACCACAAATATTACAGTCACTTAGAGGTAAGTCAGGGCAAGGAAGCCACGGAGTGCTCACTCATCTACCTTCATCAAAATCCCAAATGCCAGTGAGCAAACTGACTGTGCaccttttgttttaatttggataATAATACATAATCTTGACTAAGAACGGCCTATAATAAGTGCAGGCTGAGGTCATATGATGTCTTCCTATTGATGTATGAGATACTGAAGCCAACGGCGGGGTCTAGTAACTGCAGTTACTTTAAAGCAGGGGTTGATGTGATATATTGAGATCTGCAATAACTAATGTGATGAGATTTCTGTTGGTGACAGACAAAGGTTCGACTAATACTCAAGCTGTCTACATTTAGGATGGAAGGAAATGCCATGTTCAACCGGAAGTTAGTGAAAGTAGCCATGATTTTCCCCCTGTAATCTTGCTAATAATTCTAATAGGCTGGCCCATGGCAGTTAGCTTAGGTGCAGTGTCACAACCATGGGAGCCATTCCTTCAAATAAGcccatccttccctccccccGACATACCCACTGATTCTGTtatctggagaatcctgactgaCACAATCACCCCTCTGGGCAGCATggggaaagaaacaaatgagCTCAGGGTGCTTCAGGAACAGCCTGGACATTTCTGGATCTGCCCCAAGGGAAGCCCTTAGCTCCTGTAGTTGCAGGACAGAGCTTTCTGAAAACAGAATCTGGAGTCTCCTGCTGCAGGTGGCTGAATTCTAACTGCGCATGGCATCTGTTGTGACATTGAGGGCGTGACCGAGACGGAACGGGACCCTGAGAACCCCAGTGCAGACATGTGACTGCAGCCTGCAGAAGCTGGGGACGCTGAGTCCCTGAAGGCTGCAGAAACTTCCTGGCCAGTAGAGGCAGCCCTTCCTCCCAGTCTAAGTAGATTCATCCTGCAAGACGTGCTGGGTTCTCCTCAGCTCCTGTCCCCACACCTGTAGATGTTCAACTAGACTCCAATTCCAGCAGAGGCTGAAAGACAGGGTACAAAGTGTACTCTGAGGAGGAGGTGCAGTCGGCACCAACAGGAATCTGGAGCATGCGGATGAGAGTGGGTGTTGAGAGTGTGGGTGGTGGGGAAGCACTCTAATGCTGGGTCTGGCcgaggctgggggaaggagccTGTTAGGCAGAGCTTCAGTTGTCACATGTGCCTCCTACGGTATGGACAGCGCAGATGTAGAACATTCCATCACAGCAGAAAGGTCTGTTAGATAGCTCCCTAGACAGTAAGTACAGGTTTTATTTTGAATCAAGATGACCCGTCAAGGCAGCATGGTGTGGGCAGAGCGATATTCTAGGCAGAAGGTGtgcatttttgctgtttttttgcTGGTTGGCTTTGCATCTGTGGATGGATGTTCTCACTGCCCTGGCCCCCAGCTTTCTCTTCTCACACTGGAGATAAAAGTCCCTGTGCCTCCTGCTTCATGGAGTGCATGTGGAAATGAAGTACAGTAAAATGGCAACATGCTTTACAAAGGttaaaacagttttcaaaaaaaaaaaaaaaaggtattactCCTTAAACATGAATTGATCCAGTTTTccatgttttgtttgctttttcagaTTGCTGACAGAACTGGAATCTCCTGCTTGGTGGCCCTTCAGCTCCAAGCTTTGGAAGACGCCACCGGAAACAAAGCCTAGGGAAGGTGTCCCTGTGACCAGTTGTGAACCCTTTGGGAAAGAAAGGATACTGATAAAAATTCCTGCCATTATTTCCCACAGAACAGAGTCTCACGTTAAGCCAGGGAGGCTCACTGTCCTTGTGTCTGGGTTGGAAATACATGACTCCAGTTCTTTGCTCATGCACAGGTTTGAAAGAGAGGACGTGGATGACATCAAGGTCTACTCACCTTATGAAATTAGCATCCGCCAGCGGTTTATTGGAAAGCCAGACATGGCCTATCGTTTGATATCTGCCAAGATGCCAGaggttatccccattttagaagtgcaattcagcaagaagatggAGCTGTTAGAAGATGCGTTGGTGCTCAGAAGCACAAGAACCTCTTCCCCCGCAGAGAAGAGCTGCTCTGTCTGGCATGCAGGTTAGTGACCAACAAGGCAGTGAGCGCGTGCACAGACTTCTAAAATTACAGCCAGACTCAGCACGCCTGTGGGAAATGCCTAACAGATGCGTCACCTAGAGCAGCTGCTGGCCTCCAGCTTGCTAGAGACAGCTCGTTTGTTTATACATGAAAACAATTCCAGACCATTTTCCTTGTACTTGACATCTGTGAATCTGAAATCACTGAGAGTTAACTATACACTTGATAGGTGTATGGATTCCAAAGCAGGTCGGTACCATGCTTCGGATACAGTTTGTCCTCACCGAAGTTCATGTGTAAATTTGGTCCCTAGTGTGGCAGGGCTAGGAGGTGTTTGGTCACAAGGGCTCTGCCCTCTGGGTGGCTCAGTgatgttctcgtggtagtgagtgcTTCCTCTGGGAAGCCTGGATGAGTTCTGGGAATGCATTAGTTCCCAAGAGTGAGTTGTTAGGAGGCAGGATGCCCCTCTGATTCTGTCTCTTTGCCTATGTCTGCTTCCACTCTTGAGTGTCTCTGCCACAACACGAGAGTCCTTGGTGGAAGCCAGGGCAtgcccttggacttcccagcccacAGAACTGTCAGCTGACTAAAGctctgttctttgtaaattacccagtctcaggtgctCAGTTATGGTGATGCAGAACCTTCTACGACACAGTAAGGGCTTTCAGAATGAGTGCATCAGAGCAAAAGGAAGCTCCTGCTGTTGTCTTTCTCATCTCCCCTCGTTTTGATGTGGGAACCAGCACCTCAGGATTGTGACTGGCACCA
This region of Macaca fascicularis isolate 582-1 chromosome 1, T2T-MFA8v1.1 genomic DNA includes:
- the SNAP47 gene encoding synaptosomal-associated protein 47 isoform X5 is translated as MHENQNVWRSYSAEKESPPVPSRDELLTELESPAWWPFSSKLWKTPPETKPREGVPVTSCEPFGKERILIKIPAIISHRTESHVKPGRLTVLVSGLEIHDSSSLLMHRFEREDVDDIKVYSPYEISIRQRFIGKPDMAYRLISAKMPEVIPILEVQFSKKMELLEDALVLRSTRTSSPAEKSCSVWHAASGLMGRTLHHEPPIVDQEGTALHLQTSLPALSEADTQELTQILRRMKGLALEAESELERQDEALDGVAAAVDRATLTIDKHNRRMKKLT